From the genome of Pseudomonas sp. WJP1:
CAACAGACGGCCGACGACTACAGTCGCGCCGGTGCAACCTTCAAGATGCGCTACAGCAAGACCGAGCTGAAGGTGGGTGACCTGCGCCCGCAATTGCCGGTGGCGTTCGATGACCCCAGTCGGCAACTGGACACCATCTACCAGGGGGCCGTGGTCGAGTCCAAGGAGGTTGATGGATTGACCGTGACTGGCGGGCGTTTCTGGTCTGCCGTGACACGGGAATCTTCCAATCACGAGAAATTCTACAAATTCGGCTCCACCGATAGTCTCGACAGCGACGCCCTGGATTTTGGCGGCGTGACTTACGACATCAGCAAGACGCTGCAAGCCAGTTACTTCTACGGCGTTGTGCACGATATTTATCAGCAACACTATTTCGGCCTGATGCACATGGCTGACCTGGGCAATGGCTACAAACTCAAAACCGACTTGCGCTACTTCAATAACAATGAAGACGGCAGTGCCTTGAACGGTGCAATCGACAACCGCTCCTACGGTGCCTTGTTCAGCCTGCTCAAGGGCGCGCACATGTTTGGCCTCAGTTACCAGCGCATGCTCGGTGACAGCGTATTCCCGACTTTGAACGGGTTTATCCCGCAACCCTACCTGGTGCACTGGTCGTCCCTGGGTTTCGTGCGCCCGGATGAAAAGTCCTGGGGCGCGCTACAGCTATGACTTCGCCGGGATGGGCGTGCCTGGGCTGAAGTTCTTTACCCGCTACATCAAGGGTACGAACTGGGACCGCGGCGGCAACTTGAGCGACAACCAGGAAAGCGAACGCTACCTGGGACTCAACTACGTGGTGCAGAGCGGGGCGCTGCAAGGCCTTGGGCTGGATGTGCGCAACATCGATGTGAAACAGAAGTACGGCTACGACTACAACGAGTTCCGTGTCGCCACGACCTACACCTGGAAGTTCTGGTAAGCGCATTTACTCCATAACAAGACAAAAAGGAGCAAACACTAGTGAATATACAGGTCGATAACGCGGTCCTGCAGCGCAAGAAAACCTACGTGTACGAGTGGTACGTGGTGGCCCTGTGCATGATCGCCTACATCTTTTCATTCGTGGACCGGCAGATCCTGGCGCTGATGATCGAGCCGATCAAGGCCGACCTGCAGATCAGCGATACCCAGTTCAGCCTGCTGCACGGGCTGGCCTTTTCGTTGTTCTACGCCTTCATGGGCATGCCCATCGCCTACCTGGCCGACCGCTTCAGCAGGCCGAAGATCATCGCAGTCGGCGTGGTGTTCTGGAGCCTGGCGACGGCAGCCTGCGGCCTGAGCAAGAACTTCCTGCACATGTTCCTCGCGCGCATTGGCGTCGGCGTCGGCGAAGCGGCCCTGTCGCCCTCGGCCTACTCGATGTTCAGCGACATGTTCCCCAAGGAGAAACTCGGCCGCGCCGTGGGCATCTACTCGATCGGCTCGTTCGTCGGTGGCGGCCTGGCCTTCCTGGTGGGCGGTTATGTGATCGCCATGCTCAAGGACATGAACACCATCGAGGTCGCCTTTCTCGGCGCGATGAAAGCCTGGCAACTGGCGTTTTTCATTGTCGGCCTGCCCGGTATCGTTGTCGGCCTGCTGATCTGGCTTACCGTGCGCGACCCGGCGCGCAAAGGCCTGCAGGTCGATGCCCAGGGTCGGGCCAAGAAGGTCGCGATGAGCGATGGCTTGCGCTTTCTGGGTCGCCACCGTGCCACCTTCACCTGCCATTACCTGGGCTTTTCGTTCTACGCCATGGTGCTGTTCTGCATGATGAGCTGGAGCCCGGCGCTGTATATCCGCAAGTTCGGCCTGTCACCGATGGAGGCGGGCTACATGCTCGGTACCGTGCTGTTGCTGGCCAACACTGCCGGGGTGCTGTTTGGTGGCTGGCTCACCGACTACCTGGCCAAGAAAGGCCATCAGGACGCGGCCATGCGCACTGGCGTGATCGGTGCCCTGGGCATGCTGGTGCCGGCCGTGCTGTTCCCGCAAGTCGATCAACTGTGGCTGTCGGTGACCCTGTTGGTGCCGGCGATGTTCTTCGCCTCGTTCCCGATGCCGGCATCCACGGCGGCGATGCAGATCCTCGCGCCGAACCAGGTGCGCGCACAGGTCTCGGCGGTGTTCCTGCTGATCAGCAACCTGCTGGGGTTGGGCCTGGGCACCACGCTGGTGGCGCTGTTGACCGACCGCTACTTCGGATCGCCGGCAGCGGTGGGCTCGTCGATGTCGTTGGTGATCGCGGGTGCATCGGTGTTGACCGTGCTTCTGCTCTGGCGTGGTTGCCGGCGTTTCCGCGAAAGCTATGCGCGGGAGTATCCGAGCCGCGCTTGATTGGTCATAGTCCATGATCGGTGCCTCGGCCCCGCTGCGTTTGTACGCTGCGGGGCTGAAGCACTTCCAGGCCAGGAGAATTCCGGATGTTGAATGACGTACACCTGCTGGAACGGCATAGTCTGCTCAGCTCGGCCGATTACCGCGAGATCAAGGACAAGGTCAGCCATTACCTGTGTCCGCACAGCTTCAACGTGCTGCGTGACGAGCCGATCCATACCCGGCTCAACGGCGTCTTCTTCGGCACGTCGGCGCTGCTCGACCTGCGCTATGGCGCGCCGGTGGAGATCAGCATCGGCGACATAGCCGACCAGTACCTGTTTCGCATTACCTTGCAGGGGCATTGCGAAGTGGCCCACGGGCGGCGTAGCGCGGCGATGCAGTCGGGCTGCCTGAGCGTTTCCTCGCCGTTCGCGCAAAGTCGCATCGTCACCGATGGGCAGTGCCGCAACCTGATCCTGCGCGTCGACCGCGATGCCCTGCAGTTGCAACTGCAACGCCTGCTTGGCCGCAGCCTACGGCAGTCGGTGATCTTCGATGTCAGCGTCGATCCCCTGGGCGCCGGCGTTGTCAGTCTCTATCACACCCTGGACTACATCTGCCGTCTATACGGCAGCGGCGTGGACGGTTCGCGCCTCGCCAGCG
Proteins encoded in this window:
- a CDS encoding spinster family MFS transporter — its product is MNIQVDNAVLQRKKTYVYEWYVVALCMIAYIFSFVDRQILALMIEPIKADLQISDTQFSLLHGLAFSLFYAFMGMPIAYLADRFSRPKIIAVGVVFWSLATAACGLSKNFLHMFLARIGVGVGEAALSPSAYSMFSDMFPKEKLGRAVGIYSIGSFVGGGLAFLVGGYVIAMLKDMNTIEVAFLGAMKAWQLAFFIVGLPGIVVGLLIWLTVRDPARKGLQVDAQGRAKKVAMSDGLRFLGRHRATFTCHYLGFSFYAMVLFCMMSWSPALYIRKFGLSPMEAGYMLGTVLLLANTAGVLFGGWLTDYLAKKGHQDAAMRTGVIGALGMLVPAVLFPQVDQLWLSVTLLVPAMFFASFPMPASTAAMQILAPNQVRAQVSAVFLLISNLLGLGLGTTLVALLTDRYFGSPAAVGSSMSLVIAGASVLTVLLLWRGCRRFRESYAREYPSRA
- a CDS encoding AraC family transcriptional regulator, which codes for MLNDVHLLERHSLLSSADYREIKDKVSHYLCPHSFNVLRDEPIHTRLNGVFFGTSALLDLRYGAPVEISIGDIADQYLFRITLQGHCEVAHGRRSAAMQSGCLSVSSPFAQSRIVTDGQCRNLILRVDRDALQLQLQRLLGRSLRQSVIFDVSVDPLGAGVVSLYHTLDYICRLYGSGVDGSRLASGLSDYLMQLLLTQLPHNHSAELLMDSHAPLPHHVKKARDYIEEHLGEPISLATLSELCGVSARTLQNGFKQFLQQAPVEYIRDRRLAVIHASLQQGNTGDSVTDILLRHGINSFGHFSSAYRQRYGCLPSDTLRRRQH